The following proteins are co-located in the Onychomys torridus chromosome 6, mOncTor1.1, whole genome shotgun sequence genome:
- the Rap1a gene encoding ras-related protein Rap-1A, translated as MREYKLVVLGSGGVGKSALTVQFVQGIFVEKYDPTIEDSYRKQVEVDCQQCMLEILDTAGTEQFTAMRDLYMKNGQGFALVYSITAQSTFNDLQDLREQILRVKDTEDVPMILVGNKCDLEDERVVGKEQGQNLARQWCNCAFLESSAKSKINVNEIFYDLVRQINRKTPVEKKKPKKKSCLLL; from the exons ATGCGTGAGTACAAGCTAGTGGTCCTTGGTTCAGGAGGCGTGGGGAAGTCTGCTCTG aCAGTTCAGTTTGTTCAGGGAATTTTTGTTGAAAAATATGACCCAACGATAGAAGATTCCTACAGAAAG CAAGTCGAAGTAGATTGCCAACAATGTATGCTGGAAATCCTGGATACTGCAGGAACA gAGCAATTTACAGCAATGAGGGATTTGTATATGAAGAATGGCCAAGGGTTTGCACTAGTTTATTCAATTACAGCTCAGTCTACGTTTAATGACTTACAGGACTTGAGAGAACAGATTTTACGGGTTAAAGACACAGAAGAT GTTCCAATGATTTTGGTTGGCAATAAATGTGACCTGGAAGACGAGCGGGTAGTTGGCAAAGAACAAGGCCAGAATTTAGCAAGACAGTGGTGTAACTGTGCCTTTTTAGAATCTTCTGCAAAGTCAAAGATCAACGTTAATGAG ATATTTTATGACCTGGtcagacagataaatagaaaaacaCCAGTGGAAAAGAAGAAGCCTAAAAAGAAATCATGTCTGCTGCTCTAG
- the Inka2 gene encoding PAK4-inhibitor INKA2 isoform X2 encodes MSMKEVGDGLQDQMNCMMGALQELKLLQVQTALGQLEISGGSPAFSCSERPRWQSSGGPAGPTASPSSSQPSLDSSPRLPCHSSVCEKDLAALPNVQLPEDQSRTQQGLEWVEPDDWTSTLMSRGRNRQPLVLGDNVFADLVGNWLDLPELEKGGEKSETGGPREPKGERSQSRELGRKFALTANIFRKFLRSVRPDRDRLLKEKPGWMTPMVSESRAGRSQKVKKRSLSKGSRRFPFSSTGEPRHIETPATSSPKALEPSRGGFDINTAVWV; translated from the coding sequence ATGTCCATGAAGGAGGTGGGGGATGGCTTGCAGGATCAGATGAACTGCATGATGGGTGCGCTGCAAGAACTGAAGCTCCTGCAGGTGCAGACAGCATTGGGACAGCTGGAGATTTCTGGAGGCTCGCCGGCCTTCAGCTGCTCTGAGCGTCCTCGCTGGCAGAGTAGTGGAGGTCCTGCCGGGCCTAcggcctctccttcctccagccaGCCTTCCTTGGACAGCAGCCCCAGGCTTCCATGCCATAGTAGTGTCTGTGAGAAGGATCTTGCTGCCCTTCCCAACGTGCAGCTGCCGGAGGACCAAAGCCGTACCCAGCAGGGGCTGGAGTGGGTGGAGCCAGATGACTGGACCTCCACGTTGATGTCACGGGGCAGAAATCGGCAGCCTCTGGTGTTAGGGGACAATGTCTTTGCAGACCTGGTGGGCAACTGGTTAGACTTACCAGAACTGGAGAAGGGCGGGGAGAAGAGTGAGACTGGAGGACCCAGGGAGCCCAAAGGAGAAAGAAGTCAGTCCCGGGAGCTGGGTCGCAAGTTTGCCCTAACCGCAAACATTTTTAGGAAGTTCTTGCGCAGCGTGCGGCCGGATCGAGACCGGCTGCTCAAGGAGAAGCCAGGGTGGATGACTCCTATGGTCTCCGAGTCGCGAGCAGGACGCTCACAGAAAGTCAAGAAGAGGAGCCTTTCCAAGGGCTCCAGACGGTTCCCTTTCTCAAGCACGGGAGAGCCCAGACACATTGAAACCCCTGCCACAAGCAGTCCCAAGGCCTTAGAACCCTCCCGTGGGGGCTTTGACATTAACACagctgtctgggtctga
- the Inka2 gene encoding PAK4-inhibitor INKA2 isoform X1 — MRKESGDMDCYLRRLKQELMSMKEVGDGLQDQMNCMMGALQELKLLQVQTALGQLEISGGSPAFSCSERPRWQSSGGPAGPTASPSSSQPSLDSSPRLPCHSSVCEKDLAALPNVQLPEDQSRTQQGLEWVEPDDWTSTLMSRGRNRQPLVLGDNVFADLVGNWLDLPELEKGGEKSETGGPREPKGERSQSRELGRKFALTANIFRKFLRSVRPDRDRLLKEKPGWMTPMVSESRAGRSQKVKKRSLSKGSRRFPFSSTGEPRHIETPATSSPKALEPSRGGFDINTAVWV; from the coding sequence ATGTCCATGAAGGAGGTGGGGGATGGCTTGCAGGATCAGATGAACTGCATGATGGGTGCGCTGCAAGAACTGAAGCTCCTGCAGGTGCAGACAGCATTGGGACAGCTGGAGATTTCTGGAGGCTCGCCGGCCTTCAGCTGCTCTGAGCGTCCTCGCTGGCAGAGTAGTGGAGGTCCTGCCGGGCCTAcggcctctccttcctccagccaGCCTTCCTTGGACAGCAGCCCCAGGCTTCCATGCCATAGTAGTGTCTGTGAGAAGGATCTTGCTGCCCTTCCCAACGTGCAGCTGCCGGAGGACCAAAGCCGTACCCAGCAGGGGCTGGAGTGGGTGGAGCCAGATGACTGGACCTCCACGTTGATGTCACGGGGCAGAAATCGGCAGCCTCTGGTGTTAGGGGACAATGTCTTTGCAGACCTGGTGGGCAACTGGTTAGACTTACCAGAACTGGAGAAGGGCGGGGAGAAGAGTGAGACTGGAGGACCCAGGGAGCCCAAAGGAGAAAGAAGTCAGTCCCGGGAGCTGGGTCGCAAGTTTGCCCTAACCGCAAACATTTTTAGGAAGTTCTTGCGCAGCGTGCGGCCGGATCGAGACCGGCTGCTCAAGGAGAAGCCAGGGTGGATGACTCCTATGGTCTCCGAGTCGCGAGCAGGACGCTCACAGAAAGTCAAGAAGAGGAGCCTTTCCAAGGGCTCCAGACGGTTCCCTTTCTCAAGCACGGGAGAGCCCAGACACATTGAAACCCCTGCCACAAGCAGTCCCAAGGCCTTAGAACCCTCCCGTGGGGGCTTTGACATTAACACagctgtctgggtctga